One Thermithiobacillus plumbiphilus genomic region harbors:
- the dsrE2 gene encoding sulfur carrier protein DsrE2, whose translation MDEKKLAIIATKGTLDWAYPPLILASTAAALGYQTEIFFTFYGLQILRKDLSHLRVSPLGNPAMPMPIPMPNLVQMLPGMEAMATMMMKNKMKAKGVASLEDLRELCIEADVRMIACQMTVDLFEFDKREFIENVEFGGAAMFFEFAGESDICLYI comes from the coding sequence ATGGACGAGAAAAAGCTGGCAATCATTGCAACCAAGGGCACACTGGATTGGGCCTATCCGCCTCTGATCCTGGCTTCGACGGCTGCGGCGCTGGGTTACCAGACTGAAATATTCTTCACATTTTACGGGCTTCAAATCCTGCGCAAGGATCTGAGCCACCTCCGGGTCAGCCCGCTGGGCAACCCCGCCATGCCGATGCCGATTCCCATGCCGAATCTCGTCCAGATGCTTCCAGGCATGGAAGCCATGGCCACGATGATGATGAAGAACAAGATGAAGGCCAAAGGCGTTGCCAGCCTCGAAGACCTCCGGGAATTGTGCATTGAAGCTGATGTAAGGATGATCGCCTGCCAGATGACAGTCGATCTTTTCGAGTTCGACAAGCGCGAGTTCATTGAAAATGTCGAATTCGGTGGAGCCGCGATGTTCTTCGAATTCGCAGGTGAGTCCGATATCTGTCTTTACATTTGA
- a CDS encoding rhodanese-like domain-containing protein — MYGFREIDASQLKTWLDEGKEIQLVDVRTPAEMARGMIPGATALPLTVLPLKTGELSKDKPVVFYCMSGGRSAQAAAFLANQGYPEPVSLRGGITAWSRSGYPVAQG, encoded by the coding sequence ATGTACGGATTCAGGGAAATAGACGCGAGTCAGCTCAAGACCTGGCTTGATGAAGGCAAGGAAATTCAGCTGGTCGATGTGCGTACGCCTGCAGAAATGGCAAGGGGGATGATTCCTGGAGCCACGGCGTTGCCGCTTACGGTTTTACCCTTGAAGACGGGCGAGCTGAGCAAGGATAAGCCGGTGGTGTTCTACTGCATGAGTGGTGGGCGCTCGGCGCAGGCCGCAGCCTTTCTGGCAAACCAGGGCTATCCGGAGCCAGTCAGCCTGCGGGGTGGCATCACGGCCTGGTCACGCAGTGGCTATCCGGTCGCGCAGGGTTGA
- a CDS encoding 4Fe-4S dicluster domain-containing protein — protein MATYAEMKEIFDEIRQDFRYDHELNGCLNCGICTATCPSAQFYDYSPREIVQLLWTENVEQIYDAMQEKIWACAQCMTCAARCPFKNSPGGLVMIMREVSIRHGMQSAKDVLRPFGRVMLKLITTGNQLSPDMIQPDHFPDWGPNIQKVEGDLKTLRKAIPVRTLQTTDTAWEVSLKTSVEMYTIWEMTGVLKSLETMDENLYDVIEDFIDEKREDYEDWLESQEED, from the coding sequence ATGGCGACATATGCCGAAATGAAAGAAATCTTTGACGAGATCCGCCAGGATTTTCGTTATGACCACGAGCTGAATGGCTGTCTCAACTGTGGTATCTGTACCGCTACCTGTCCCTCAGCCCAGTTCTACGATTATAGCCCGCGTGAAATCGTTCAGTTGCTGTGGACTGAAAACGTGGAGCAGATTTATGACGCGATGCAGGAAAAGATCTGGGCCTGCGCCCAGTGCATGACCTGTGCCGCGCGTTGCCCCTTCAAGAACAGCCCTGGTGGTCTGGTGATGATCATGCGCGAGGTTTCCATTCGCCATGGCATGCAGTCCGCCAAGGATGTGTTGCGACCCTTCGGCCGCGTGATGCTGAAGCTGATCACCACCGGCAATCAGCTCTCTCCCGACATGATCCAGCCGGACCACTTTCCTGACTGGGGCCCGAACATCCAGAAGGTGGAAGGCGACCTGAAGACCCTGCGCAAAGCCATCCCGGTGCGCACGCTGCAGACCACCGACACCGCCTGGGAAGTCTCGCTGAAGACTTCCGTGGAAATGTACACCATCTGGGAAATGACGGGTGTGCTGAAGTCCCTGGAAACCATGGACGAGAATCTCTACGACGTAATCGAGGACTTCATCGACGAGAAGCGCGAAGATTACGAAGATTGGCTGGAAAGTCAGGAAGAAGATTGA
- a CDS encoding sulfurtransferase TusA family protein gives MVQEDKLLDARGLNCPLPILRTKKALGELSAGQVLKIVATDPGAVKDFEAFSKQTKNPLLEHSEAGGEYTFFIQKA, from the coding sequence ATGGTACAAGAAGATAAGCTGTTGGATGCCCGTGGCCTGAATTGCCCGCTGCCCATTCTTCGCACGAAGAAGGCCCTGGGTGAGCTGAGCGCAGGGCAGGTGCTCAAAATCGTGGCAACCGATCCAGGTGCCGTCAAGGACTTTGAGGCCTTCTCCAAGCAGACCAAGAATCCCCTCTTGGAGCATAGTGAAGCCGGCGGCGAATACACCTTCTTCATTCAGAAGGCCTAA
- a CDS encoding heterodisulfide reductase-related iron-sulfur binding cluster codes for MSSNDKIKGTQAADQGLAGHGAFFQATNLNAQEAEAATAWVRKHVDRRTVDLGERMDDVREHMWELEKEGEIIVHRISDQHQPQVVNTLFGWEKRIPTNNLWHHKSCGQCGNIPGYPTSLLWFMNNLGLDYLDETDQTSCTAWNYHGSGIGNVESLAAVFLRNFHQAYVSGKQHGHELGHYYPLVHCGTSFGNYKEIRKYLVESAELREKVTKILGKLGRLVDGKIVIPEEVVHYSEWLHVMRNRIASELQTIDVSHIRVTMHAACHYYKMVHEDAIYDPNILGGNRTAVGSSMAQALGAQLIDYSTWYDCCGFGFRHIISEREFTRSFTIDRKIKVAQEEAKADVMLG; via the coding sequence ATGAGCAGCAATGACAAGATCAAGGGCACGCAGGCAGCCGACCAGGGCTTGGCGGGTCACGGGGCGTTTTTCCAGGCCACGAATCTGAATGCGCAGGAAGCCGAAGCGGCGACGGCCTGGGTGCGCAAGCACGTGGACCGGCGCACAGTGGATCTGGGCGAGCGCATGGATGACGTGCGCGAGCACATGTGGGAACTGGAGAAGGAAGGCGAGATCATCGTCCACCGCATCAGCGACCAGCACCAGCCGCAGGTGGTCAACACCCTGTTTGGCTGGGAGAAGCGCATTCCCACCAACAACCTCTGGCACCACAAGAGCTGTGGCCAGTGCGGCAACATCCCGGGCTACCCCACCAGCCTTTTGTGGTTCATGAACAATCTGGGTCTGGATTATCTCGACGAGACCGACCAGACCTCCTGCACCGCCTGGAACTATCACGGTTCCGGCATCGGCAACGTCGAGAGCCTGGCCGCCGTGTTCCTCAGAAACTTCCACCAGGCCTATGTCTCCGGCAAGCAGCACGGCCATGAGCTCGGTCACTACTATCCCCTGGTGCACTGCGGCACGAGCTTCGGCAACTACAAGGAAATCCGCAAGTATCTGGTGGAATCCGCCGAACTGCGCGAGAAGGTCACCAAGATCCTCGGCAAGCTCGGGCGCCTGGTGGACGGCAAGATCGTCATCCCCGAGGAAGTGGTGCACTACTCCGAGTGGCTGCACGTCATGCGCAACCGCATAGCCAGCGAGCTGCAGACCATCGACGTCTCCCACATCCGCGTCACCATGCACGCCGCCTGCCACTACTACAAGATGGTGCACGAAGATGCCATCTATGACCCCAACATCCTCGGTGGCAACCGCACCGCGGTCGGCAGCTCCATGGCCCAGGCGCTGGGCGCGCAACTGATCGACTACTCCACCTGGTATGACTGCTGCGGCTTTGGCTTTCGGCACATCATCAGTGAGCGCGAGTTCACCAGAAGCTTCACCATTGATCGCAAGATCAAGGTGGCCCAGGAAGAGGCCAAGGCCGACGTGATGCTCGGCAT
- the moaA gene encoding GTP 3',8-cyclase MoaA has product MHTPFLSDRFGRRINYVRISITEHCNFRCVYCSPAEGTPYFDREDHLKAAEYDRLLQIFARLGVQHVRLTGGEPLIHPGLLDRVRCAKRAGIPKVSLSTNGYLLDRLAGALAEAGVARINVSLDSLEADRFNRITRGGKLGRVLAGLDAARQAGIPSIKLNVVLQGQDSLDELPDLVEYARQHRFDIQFIETMPLGMAGTAILASDYVSVAAAKQRLERHWRLEPVQSPGDQGPARAHRLEGSDIRVGFISPISENFCSTCNRVRLTAAGRLVFCLGQEAGLDLLPLLRQDPDDAAIASMIRERVWFEKPERHFFNEDQSRSARVYMMRLGG; this is encoded by the coding sequence ATGCATACCCCCTTTCTGTCGGACCGCTTCGGACGGCGCATCAACTACGTCCGCATTTCCATCACCGAACATTGCAACTTCCGCTGTGTTTACTGCAGTCCGGCCGAGGGAACACCCTATTTCGATCGGGAAGACCACCTGAAAGCCGCGGAATATGACCGGCTCCTGCAGATCTTTGCCAGGCTCGGCGTGCAGCACGTGCGTCTCACGGGAGGGGAGCCACTCATCCATCCGGGTCTTCTCGACCGGGTGAGGTGTGCAAAGCGTGCTGGCATCCCCAAGGTGAGCCTGAGCACGAATGGTTATCTGCTCGATCGGCTTGCCGGCGCCCTGGCCGAGGCCGGGGTTGCCAGGATCAACGTTAGCCTGGATAGTCTGGAGGCAGACCGCTTCAACCGCATCACGCGAGGCGGGAAACTGGGGCGGGTTCTGGCGGGCTTGGATGCGGCGCGTCAGGCGGGAATCCCCTCCATCAAGCTGAACGTGGTGCTGCAAGGCCAGGACAGTCTGGACGAGCTGCCGGACCTCGTGGAGTACGCAAGGCAGCACCGGTTCGACATCCAGTTCATCGAAACCATGCCGCTGGGGATGGCAGGTACCGCCATCCTGGCGAGCGACTACGTCTCCGTTGCCGCAGCGAAACAGCGTCTGGAGCGGCATTGGCGTCTTGAGCCGGTTCAGTCGCCAGGCGATCAGGGGCCGGCCAGGGCGCACCGTCTGGAAGGCTCGGACATCCGCGTTGGTTTCATCAGCCCGATCAGCGAAAATTTCTGCAGTACCTGCAACCGCGTGCGCCTGACCGCAGCGGGCCGGCTTGTCTTCTGCCTAGGCCAGGAGGCCGGTCTTGATCTCCTGCCCTTGCTGCGGCAGGACCCCGATGACGCCGCCATCGCCTCGATGATCCGGGAACGGGTCTGGTTCGAAAAACCGGAACGACATTTCTTCAATGAGGATCAGAGCCGGTCGGCCCGCGTTTACATGATGCGACTGGGTGGATGA